TATAACACGATTAAAATTAGCCAAATCCGGTGTGCCAGCTACTCTCCTTCTCTCTTACTGAGCAGACAGTAAATATAAACCATCTGAAATCCTTTTGCTTCTCCTCTCAAATAGACTCAAACCTTATAATTAGTATAACGCCAAGATTTTTTTAAAGTTGAAGTCGGCAAATCACACACATATTGAGATCCGTGTTTCTGTATACATTTGTTTTTATCTAAATGAATATTAATGCGGAAATGAATAAATGAGAGATTCAGTCTATACAAAATGGGAAGATCGAATTGTTTCTTCAGAAAGGGTCATAGAGAAAATCCGGCCCGGTATGAGCATTTTTGTTGGGACCGGTGCAGCTGAACCGCGGACGCTGGTAAAAAAGCTGATGAGTTCCGATTCCGGCAATTTACAGGATCTGGAACTCATCCAGCTGGTCAGTTTCGGCGATGCCATATCCCTGAAAAAACTCCGGCGTCACCAGTACCGCCTCAAAACTTTCTTTTCCGGTTGGGTAGCCGACGAGGCCATTACTGAAGGACAGGTAGACCTGGTTCCAAGCCGTTTTGCATGGATACCGAAACTGATTGAATCCGGACACATCTCCATTAATGCGGCATTTATTCAGGTTACGCCACCTGATGGAAATGGTAATTGCAGCCTTGGCGTAGCGATAGATGTGGCCCGGCAGGCTATGGAACGCGCTTCATTGGTGGTGGGAGAAATCAACACACAGATTCCACGCACTTACGGCGATACGTTTGTCCACATTTCCGATTTTGACCTGCTGGTACATTCTACCCAGGAGCCCATTTATTTCGACCGCTGGCTGGTAAGTGACATCTTTGATAAAATTGCGATTAATGTCAGCTCGTTGATTGAAGATGGAACCTGTATTGCCTTTTCCATCGGCCCCCTTTTCGAAGCTCTGGGGCGTCATCTGATCCACAAACGACATCTTGGCATTCATTCCCCTTTCTTTACTGATTCCCTCATGGATCTTGTGACAAGCGGCGCTGTGACCAATCGTTATAAAGAGACTTACCGGGGCAAGTCTCTGGCTTCCTATGCCTTGGGGACCCCCAAGCTTATGTCCTGGCTGGACCAGAATCCTTTGGTTGAATTTCAGGGAATCGATAAAGTGTTCCATCCCAGCCAGATTGGTCGTAATCCCCGGTTCATTGCTGTACTTCCGGCCCGTAAAGTGGATTTGTCCGGTCGGATTGCACTTCAGATAGGTAAAGGCAATGTCGCCACCGGCCCGGCGGAAGTACTGGATTTTTTCCACGGAGCTGAAATTTCCGCAGGGGGTCGCACCGTTTTTGCCATTCCCAGCCGAAATCGAAACGGTAAATCCAACATACGGGTCTCTATCAAAGAGTTTCCAAATCAGTTCAGTCTGCGGGAATCGATAGATATGGTGGTTTCTGAGCATGGTGTAGCCTCTCTAAAAGGATATACGATTCGGCAGCGAGCCCAAGCCCTGATAGATATTGCCCACCCGGATGACCGACCGGCACTCATAGATCAAGCCAAAGCGGAGAAAATCATCTATCATGATCAGATTTACCTGGCGGAAAGTGCCCATCTATATCCCAAAGAGATCACCCAAAAACATACATTTAAGGGCGGCATAGAGGTCAGTTTCAGAGGCATTAAGCCTTCAGACGAAGAAGAAATGCGCCGTCTTTTTTACCGTTTTTCCGACATGGCAGTGTATTATCGATATTTCGGTCACATTGCAGCAATGCCGCATACCAAGACCCAGGAGTATGTAAATGTAGACTGGAATCACACTATGTCCATTGTGGGCCTGGCAGATGACGCCGGTCACACCCGTGTCATTGCAGAAGCAAGATTCATTAAAGAACCGAACGGATCTTATGCAGAAGTCGTCTTTGTGGTTGATGAAGAATACCAGGGTTTGGGTATAGGAACCTATCTTTATAAAATGCTGGTCCATTTGGCTAAAGAAAGGGGCATCATAGGCTTTACTGCCGATGTACTGTTTTCCAATATAGGAATGATGAAGGTTTTCAAAAAAGGAAAATTACCGGTAAAAGCGACTCTGGAAAACGGGGTTTATCAATTGACCATCCCCTTTGACACCAAACCATCTTCATTCGGCAGTAATATTCATTAATAAATCAAGGCGTAACATATGTGGATGACCTTGAATTTCGATATTCGGCATTTATACTGTTTCTCAAAAATATATTCCGTTTTAAACGATGAAAAACTCGTTTATAAGAAATTGTAAAGAAAGAACTCACTGTCTTTATAATAATTAGTTTCGGTATGACAACTACTTCAATAAATAAACAATATTGTACTTAAGTTCTTTCTTAACAATTTCTAATTCACTCAGACAGTTTCCTCATTTAAAACGGAACATATTTTTGAGAATTACTATAAACCAAATAGATACGAAATAAGGAGGTAATATGAAGACCCCAAAGCGCTCAATCCCCAAAATGATTGAAGAGCAGGTTAAAAAATGGCAACTAATGAAAATAAAAGAAAAAAAGGAGGCCAAAATTTTGCCTGTGATTACGGTTTCCCGGGAGCCTGGGAGCGGTGGCCGTATAATCGCAACACAACTGGGTAAAAAGCTCGGTTTTGATGTATTGCACCAGGAAATCATCAATGAAATGGCCGAAAGTGCCCAGGTAAACACCCAGGTTCTACATACCCTCGATGAAAAAGGGATTTCAGTGTTAGAAGACTGGATCACCTCTCTGGTCAATACCCGTCACCTTTGGCCGGACCAGTATCTCCGACATCTTATGAAAGTGATCGGAACCATTGGAAAGCATGGAAATGCAATCATTGTCGGCCGGGGGGCTAATTTCGTGCTTCCTCCCCAGGGAAGGACAAGGGTGAGGATTGTGGCCCCACTGGAAGTAAGAGTGGAAAATGTATCCCGCAATTTCAATGTTTCCGCTGAAGACGCAAGGCAGCGCATTATTCGGACTGAATCTGAACGCAGGGCCTTTATTAGAAAGTATTTTAATACGGATATCACCGATCCCATCAACTATGATCTGGTGCTGAACACAGAGACATTAAGTGTCGAAGCCGCCGCGGATGCCATAAAAAGCACCCTGGAATTCTGATTGGCAGTGGTTCTCCAGTTAAGATGATCTTTGCCATTTTAAAACTTCACAGTCTCTATTCCCATCCGTTTGATACCTTACGCGCTGTCAGTGCATCGCTTTCTGTAAAATAGGAGAAGGAAACTTGAACTGTTCCATAATTTTGTTGTAATTCTTAATTGTTTTCCTATATATAGCCTGAACGGAAAGTCCAATTCAGGCTAAACGCGAACAGGGTCCCATTCTCCAGCTATTTAAGGGATCGGGGAGTTTCTTATCAATGGCCTTTTTTGTCAATCCTTTGCGCTTTAATGATTGATAGAGGTTCGTCCGGGGAAGCGCCCCATTCGGCCGTACAAGCCTTAACAATAATATCGAGAAACAGACATACGGCAGCTATCTCGCTGAGATTCGATTTGAGCCAGCCCCCATAAACAGATTCCCACGGTGGCAATGATTGTCGCTGCCTGCCTTGGTTTAACGCAAAAGATAGGGGGCGTACAGAGCGCTTTACTCATTTGTTAAGGCTTGTACGGCCGAATGGGGCGCTTCCCCGGACGAACTGAGTAGAAATAGAAAGGCTCCCCGACCCCTCAGCTCAGCTATTTGATACCCATTTATTCTGGGCAGGAAAATATTCAAATATAGCTTTACCTTGGAGTGGTCACGTCCTATAGTTTTATTTAAATGTGCATGATATTGTTTCCCGAAAGGTTTAAACCATGAAAGTAAACGGTAGGCAAATGCGCCCCATATGGCTGGACGAAAACTCAAAAATTGTAAAAATTATTGACCAGAGACGTCTTCCCCACGAGTTTGTTGTTGAAGAGTTAACAACAGTAGATGATGTCATACGGGCAATCAAAGACATGTATGTCAGAGGGGCACCGTTAATCGGCGCCACTGCAGGATACGGTGTATATCTGGCAACCTTAAATTCTCCAAGCACAACTATGAGTAAAGATTATCTCTTAAAAGAGTGC
Above is a genomic segment from Thermodesulfobacteriota bacterium containing:
- a CDS encoding GNAT family N-acetyltransferase, with product MRDSVYTKWEDRIVSSERVIEKIRPGMSIFVGTGAAEPRTLVKKLMSSDSGNLQDLELIQLVSFGDAISLKKLRRHQYRLKTFFSGWVADEAITEGQVDLVPSRFAWIPKLIESGHISINAAFIQVTPPDGNGNCSLGVAIDVARQAMERASLVVGEINTQIPRTYGDTFVHISDFDLLVHSTQEPIYFDRWLVSDIFDKIAINVSSLIEDGTCIAFSIGPLFEALGRHLIHKRHLGIHSPFFTDSLMDLVTSGAVTNRYKETYRGKSLASYALGTPKLMSWLDQNPLVEFQGIDKVFHPSQIGRNPRFIAVLPARKVDLSGRIALQIGKGNVATGPAEVLDFFHGAEISAGGRTVFAIPSRNRNGKSNIRVSIKEFPNQFSLRESIDMVVSEHGVASLKGYTIRQRAQALIDIAHPDDRPALIDQAKAEKIIYHDQIYLAESAHLYPKEITQKHTFKGGIEVSFRGIKPSDEEEMRRLFYRFSDMAVYYRYFGHIAAMPHTKTQEYVNVDWNHTMSIVGLADDAGHTRVIAEARFIKEPNGSYAEVVFVVDEEYQGLGIGTYLYKMLVHLAKERGIIGFTADVLFSNIGMMKVFKKGKLPVKATLENGVYQLTIPFDTKPSSFGSNIH
- a CDS encoding cytidylate kinase-like family protein gives rise to the protein MKTPKRSIPKMIEEQVKKWQLMKIKEKKEAKILPVITVSREPGSGGRIIATQLGKKLGFDVLHQEIINEMAESAQVNTQVLHTLDEKGISVLEDWITSLVNTRHLWPDQYLRHLMKVIGTIGKHGNAIIVGRGANFVLPPQGRTRVRIVAPLEVRVENVSRNFNVSAEDARQRIIRTESERRAFIRKYFNTDITDPINYDLVLNTETLSVEAAADAIKSTLEF